In Deltaproteobacteria bacterium, the DNA window ACCCAGAGGCCACGGAGAAGGCCCTGGTGGACGGGTGGCTCCTCACGGGAGACATGGCTCGCTACGACGAGGAAGGATTCATATGGCTGGTGGATCGCAAAAAAGATGTGGTCATCACGGGAGGGGAAAACATCTTTCCCGTTGAGATCGAAGACTTTTTGAGGCTGAACGCAAAAGTGCTGGATGCGGCGGTCATCGGGATTCCTGATGAACGCCTGGGAGAGATTGCAGCAGCCGTCATAAAGGTGAAGCCCGGGAAGGAGATGACCGAAGAAGAGGTAAGGGAATACTGTGAAGCCCTGCCGCGGTATAAGAGACCTAGGGTTATCATTTTTGGTGATGTTCCCCGAAACCCCACCGGCAAGATCGAAAAACCGAAATTGAGACGGAAATACAGGGAGATCTCCGCTGGTGTGAAAAAGTGAGCAATCTCTCTTAAAACGGGGGTTTTTTCTTTGTGGCCGGACCCGGTTCTTTAGGCCGCAGTGCCGTTTTTGTTTGACCATTCATGGTCATGAAAGCGACCTTTTCCCTCCCTTTCGTTTATCCCTTGAAAATCTATCCTCCCTCCGTGATTTTCCAAAAAATGGAAAAACCGGATGACTTTCTGGTGCCGACGTCATAGAATTTTGTTAACCGCCAGGCCTTTTGGCGGCTTCCAGGCATGAACCCGAGGGGTGCCATGAGGAGAAAGGAAAAGGAAATCAAGGATCGCAGTCTCCTTGAGGAGATCCTGCAAAAGGCCCTCGTTTGCCGTCTCGCCCTGTCCGACGGATCCCGTCCCTATGTCGTCCCCCTTTGCTTTGGGTATCGGGAAAACACCCTCTATTTTCATTCGGGGATGACGGGTATGAAAATCGAAATCCTCAAGAAAAACAACAAGGTGTGTTTCGAAACAGAGATTGGAGTGGAAGTCGTTCGCTCTGAGAAGCCCTGCAAATGGAGTATGCATTTCATGAGCGTCATCGGTTTTGGAACCGCTGCCATTATTCTTGAACCCGAAGGGAAACGAGAGGCCTTGGATATAATCCTATCCCATTACTCGGGCGAAGACGGGCCCTTTGATTACGCCGACGAAACCATTGACAAAACCGTCATCATCCAGGTGGATATCGATTCCATGACAGGAAAGAGTTCCGGCTTAATGCCGTTGAGTGGAGACAAGAACCATTTCAAAAAAGAGTAACTTTTTAGCCTTATGAAATACGTAAATAGAGTGACGGCATCCTTTCTGCGCTCGAGAGTCTCACGGGCTGGTCTTTTCAGGCGACTTATCTGCGGGGGATTCCTGCCCCCTCCGCATTTTCGACTTCATCGAGCAGCGGTTTCCCCCATAGATAAATCACCAAAAGGCGGCGTCCTCCCGACAGTCACTTCGATAAGTATGCTGCCACTCTATCGATAGGCACTAGGTAGAAAAAAGCTAACTTGTTACAAACAAGAAGGGAATGCGACATGAAAAACAGAATTCGAATCGATCTTTTCAGTGATACAATCACGCGACCCACTCAGGGAATGAGGAAGGCTATAGCGGAAGCGGAGGTGGGGGATGAGCAGCAGCGGGAAGATCCCACCGTGAACAGACTCGTTGAGATGGTCTGTGAGCTTTTGGGAAAAGAAGACGCCTTGTTCCTTCCTTCCGGGACCATGTGTAATCAGGTCTCCATACGGGTTCATTGCAGGCAGGGTGATGAGATCATTATGGACAAGACCGCCCATACCCGCAATTTCGAAGGCGGCGGCCCCGCCGCCCTCACGGGTGCACAGGTCTATACCCTCGAAGGAGTACGGGGAGTCTTTACGGCCGGGCAGCTTGAGGAAGCCG includes these proteins:
- a CDS encoding pyridoxamine 5'-phosphate oxidase family protein, which translates into the protein MRRKEKEIKDRSLLEEILQKALVCRLALSDGSRPYVVPLCFGYRENTLYFHSGMTGMKIEILKKNNKVCFETEIGVEVVRSEKPCKWSMHFMSVIGFGTAAIILEPEGKREALDIILSHYSGEDGPFDYADETIDKTVIIQVDIDSMTGKSSGLMPLSGDKNHFKKE